One Vespula pensylvanica isolate Volc-1 chromosome 3, ASM1446617v1, whole genome shotgun sequence DNA window includes the following coding sequences:
- the LOC122627959 gene encoding U5 small nuclear ribonucleoprotein 40 kDa protein → MPILDKRKGDDILALVPASKRTKNEVVFSSREKAVVQSGPPRTSSLMAPIMLLEGHQGDVFSLEFHPEGQYLASTGFDRQIFIWNVYGECENISTMTGHSGAVMELHFSPDGSNLYTASTDMTLGLWDIVVGTRIKKLKGHTSFVNSVAGARRGPTQLCSGSDDSTIRVWDPRKRGQCYTLNNTYQVTSVTFNDTAEQVISGGIDNDIKVWDLRKNSILYKLKGHSETITGLSLSPDGSYILSNAMDNTLRIWDVRPFAPYERCVKILSGHQHNFEKNLQRCAWSPDGSKVSAGSSDRFQYIWDTTSRRILYKLPGHNGSVNDVDFHPKEPIVCSGSSDKQIYIGEIET, encoded by the exons ATGCCTATTTTGGATAAGCGAAAAGGAGACGATATCTTAGCATTAGTTCCTGCTTCAAAAAGAACCAAAAATGAAGTCGTCTTCAGCAGCAGAGAAAAAGCAGTGGTTCAAAGC GGACCACCACGAACATCATCGTTAATGGCTCCTATCATGCTCCTGGAAGGACATCAAGGCGATGTTTTTTCGCTTGAATTTCATCCGGAGGGCCAATATCTTGCATCTACTGGATTTGATCGAcaaatct TTATTTGGAATGTCTATGGGGAATGTGAAAATATCTCTACAATGACTGGTCATAGTGGAGCTGTAATGGAATTACATTTTAGTCCAGATGGAAGTAACTTGTATACAGCTAGTACAGATATGACCTTAGGTTTATGGGATATAGTAGTAGGCACAAGAatcaaaaaattgaaaggaCATACCTCTTTTGTTAATTCTGTAGCTGGAGCTAGAAGAGGACCTACACAATTATGTTCAGGTAGCGATGATAGCACAATACGTGTTTGGGATCCAAGAAAAAGAGGACAATGTTATacgttaaataatacatatcag GTAACTTCAGTAACATTTAATGACACGGCGGAACAAGTAATAAGCGGTGGCATTGACAATGATATTAAAGTATGGGATTTGAGAAAGAATTCAATCCTTTACAAATTAAAAGGACACTCCGAAACTATTACTGGATTAAGTCTTAGTCCTGATGGTTCATATATTCTATCAAATGCCATGGATAATACTTTAAGAATATGGGATGTAAGACCTTTTGCTCCATACGAACGTTGCGTGAAAATTCTGTCTGGTCATCAACATAATTTCGAAAAG aaTCTTCAAAGATGCGCATGGTCTCCAGATGGTAGTAAAGTATCAGCCGGTTCATCAGAtagatttcaatatatttgGGATACCACTAGTcgtagaatattatataaattacctGGACATAATGGCTCTGTAAATGACGTTGATTTTCATCCAAAGGAACCAATag tgTGCTCTGGATCAAGtgacaaacaaatatatataggagAAATCGAAacataa